The stretch of DNA GCAGGACCGGACCACTGGTCCGGCCGCTGCTCGCCTCTTCGCCGTGGCCGACACGCCGGCGGCCATGCTGGCGCTCCCGGCGCGGCAGATCGAGCGGCTGATCTATCCGGTCGGATTCTATCGCACGAAGGCGCGGGTGATCCGGGGACTGTGTCGCGACCTG from Candidatus Methylomirabilota bacterium encodes:
- a CDS encoding endonuclease III produces the protein MSIGQRIRTLRRLSPTWRATALAEVAAQWHDPFRVLIACILSLRTQDRTTGPAAARLFAVADTPAAMLALPARQIERLIYPVGFYRTKARVIRGLCRDL